DNA from Microbacterium sp. SORGH_AS_0969:
AGTTCGGCGCGGATGACCGGGTTTGACGGTGACGGCGGCGAGTGGGTCGTCACCGATGAGGGTGGCGCCGTGACCGAGGTGCGCGTGCCGTGGCCGGGCGGGTCGATCGCCGAGCGGCGCGAGGTGCGCCGCGAGATCGTCGCGCTGTACGACGAGGCCTGCCGCCGGCTCGGAATCGAACCGCGACCCCACTGAAGACAAAGGTTAGGCTCGCCTAACCTTCTCGGTATGATGGCGCCATGAGTGCTGTCATCCCGTTCTCCGTCGCCCTGCGCGAGCGCTCGCGCACCGCCCACTCCTCGAGCGAGGGCGCCGACTTCATGACGAACCTCATGAAGGGGTCGGGCACGCGCGACGACTATGTCGCGCTCGTCGCGCAGCACTGGTTCATCTACGAGGCGCTCGAAGAGGCCACCGAGCGCATGCGCATCGACCCCGTGGCATCCGTGTTCCTCAGCGACAAGCTCACGCGCCTTCCCGCGCTCGAGGCCGACCTGGAGTTCCTCA
Protein-coding regions in this window:
- a CDS encoding DUF2470 domain-containing protein codes for the protein MTYVFDPEIQRAVLAHMNDDHRDDNVLIARAFGSVATVSSARMTGFDGDGGEWVVTDEGGAVTEVRVPWPGGSIAERREVRREIVALYDEACRRLGIEPRPH